The following DNA comes from Tunturibacter psychrotolerans.
GGCTCAACACCTTCCGCAACGGCGTCCTCGACCGCCTCAATCCACACGATCGCGCCGTTGCCGTCACCAACACCATCGCCCTGCTAGAGCCCATCCTATGTGACGCCAACGGCAATTGGACCGCAGACTACGTTCGTCTCCGCTTCCACGCGACCCTCCGTTAGGCAGAGACAAACACAGATAAGCACAGATCACAGTGGGAAAATCTGCGTCTACCTCGTGTCACACCGCTGGTTCGAGCGTGTGACAATCAAATGACGGCGGAATGAATCTTCTCAGTTAGCCAAAACATCCTAGATCCACGTCTAATTATCTAAGAACACGACCAGGCCTATGAAAATAAAACTATCCCACGCAGTCTGCACCACCAATTTGTTCCTGTCACTGTATCTTTTCTGCGGAAACGCACACGCACAGGACAGCATTACCTCCCTCTCGGATCAGCCAGTCACGCTCAAGACAGTAAGCATCGAAACATCCTCATCCTCACTCGGCAACGCCGACTATCCCGACGCCCCCCAGGCCCAGGCTCAGCAGGCATCGCACGACTCAGCCGCCGAAGCCGCACAGGGCGAAGGCCAGCAGACCAAGCGCATCCTCGGCATATTTCCCAACTTTCGTGCCGTCAGCGCAAACGTTCATCTCCCGCCGCAGACCGTAAAAGAGAAGTTCCTCACTGCCACGCACGACAACTTCGACTACTCCTCGATCTTCCTTCCAGGCATCGTCGCAGGCTACAACCAGGCCACCAACAACACACCGGAGTTTGGTCAGGGAGCGGCAGGCTACGGCCGTTATTACTGGCACGCCTTCGTCGATCAAGCCAACGAAAACTACTTCGTCGAGTTCATCGTGCCCGTCATCACACACGAAGACACCCGCTACTACACCCTGGGCACAGGAGGTTTCTGGAAACGCGCAGGATACTCTCTCAGCCGCGCCATCATCACACGCAACGACGCAGGTCACGACACCTTCAACATCAGTGAAGTCGTTGGTGCTGGTGCCGCAGCCGGCGTCTCAAACCTCTACTACCCATCGCGCGAGCGGACCTTCGGCAACACAGCAGACAGATGGGGCCAGAACATCGGCATCGATGCCGGCACCTTCCTCTTCCATGAGTTCTGGCCCGACATCAATCACGCGCTCTTCCACAAAAAATCAACCGAATAGACACAAGCCGGCATCTGCCCAACCTGATGCCGGCCGACTTCTTTCAAAACCCTCACCGCCGAATCCTAAGACCCATTAGAACCGTTCGATTTAGACCCCATTCGATTCCGACCCAAGATTCGCCAAACACTGCTCCAACACCCCATTCAAAGCCTCGACCGAATCTTCGGTCACCCCCCGCCACAACTTCGCTTCGATTAACTTCGCCGCCTTCTCCGCGGTCTCCAGCAGCTTCTCTCCCTCAGGGGTCACACGGGCCGCAAGGATCCGGTCATTCCCTCGCCCTTTGCTCCGGACAATCCATCCATCTCGTTGAAGCCCCGTCAGCAGCGACTGTGCAGACTGCGGCGTCATATAGCACGACCGAGCTAACTGGGCCCCCGACGCCCCCGGCTCTTCCCGAATCGTCTTCAACAAACGCAGCTGCGCTATCGTAACTCCCTGAGGACGCAGGGCCTCGTCCATCTGGCTGTGAAAATGAATTAGGATGCGCTTCATCATCAGCGCAGCCCGTCTCCTCTCAGCCTGTCTACTTTTCCCGTTCGAATTTAAAGAAACCATATCAGTCTGCTGATATCATATCAGGAGACTGATATGGCAACGATGACCGCACCCTCCCCAGCACTCGCCCGGCCAAAACCCGCCCTTGCCGCGCCAGTTGCCTGGAAGCCGCACCATAACCCCTGGGCCATCGCCCTTACGGTCACCCTCGCCACCTTCATGGAGGTCCTCGACACCTCCATCGCCAACGTCGCCCTGCCCCACATCGCCGGCACACTCGGCGCAAGCTCGGAAGAAGCCACCTGGGTCCTCACCAGCTATCTCGTCTCGAGCGCCGTAGTACTACCTATCTCCGGCTGGCTCTCCAACCGTTTCGGCCGCAAGCGCTTCTACATGACCTGTGTCGCGCTCTTCACCATCTGCTCCTTCCTCTGCGGCATCGCAAACACGCTTCCCCTTCTCATCGTCGCGCGCATCCTTCAGGGCGCGGGCGGCGGCGGCCTCGCACCTAGCGAACAAGCTATCCTCGCCGACACCTTCCCCATTGAAAAGCGCGGGCAGGCCTTTGCGGTCTATGGCATGGCTGTGGTCGTCGCTCCCGCCATCGGTCCCACCCTCGGCGGCTGGATCACCGACAACTTCAACTGGCACTGGATCTTCTTCATCAACATCCCCATCGGCCTCATCTCGCTTTACCTCAGCAACCGCATGGTCGAAGATCCACCGCACCTCAAAGAGCGCAGGGAGCAGGCCAAGCACCTCAAAATCGACTTCCTCGGCCTTGGTCTCGTGGCCCTGGGCGTCGGCTGCCTCGAGTTCACCCTCGACAAGGGTCAGGAAAAAGACTGGTTCGGCGACCCCATGATCCGCGCCTTCGCCATCCTCGCCGCCGTCACCCTCATCTTCTTCACCTGGTGGGAGTGGCACCACCCCGACCCAATCGTCGACCTCAAGCTGCTAAAAAATCGAAACTTCGGCACCGCCGTCTTCTTACAATTGGTCCTTGGCATGGTCCTCTTCGGCTCGACCGTCCTCATCCCTCAGTATCTCCAGGGGCTACTCGGCTACACCGCAGAACGCGCCGGCATGGTGCTCTCCCCCGCAGGCTTCGTCATGATGATCATGATGTTCGTCGCCGGCCGCAGCCTCGGCAAATTCGATCCCCGCCTCATGGTCTGCCTCGGCTATCTGGTCACAGCCATAGGTATCTACAACCTCACCCGCCTCGACCTCAACGCCGCCTTCGGCACCGTCACCCTCTGGCGTATGTTGCAGGTGATCGGCCTCGCCTTCATCTTCATCCC
Coding sequences within:
- a CDS encoding DHA2 family efflux MFS transporter permease subunit, producing the protein MTAPSPALARPKPALAAPVAWKPHHNPWAIALTVTLATFMEVLDTSIANVALPHIAGTLGASSEEATWVLTSYLVSSAVVLPISGWLSNRFGRKRFYMTCVALFTICSFLCGIANTLPLLIVARILQGAGGGGLAPSEQAILADTFPIEKRGQAFAVYGMAVVVAPAIGPTLGGWITDNFNWHWIFFINIPIGLISLYLSNRMVEDPPHLKERREQAKHLKIDFLGLGLVALGVGCLEFTLDKGQEKDWFGDPMIRAFAILAAVTLIFFTWWEWHHPDPIVDLKLLKNRNFGTAVFLQLVLGMVLFGSTVLIPQYLQGLLGYTAERAGMVLSPAGFVMMIMMFVAGRSLGKFDPRLMVCLGYLVTAIGIYNLTRLDLNAAFGTVTLWRMLQVIGLAFIFIPISTLNYVGVPASKSNQISSLSNFARNLGGSAGTALLTTFLARNSQVQQVALSSNVVRGSVPYNLYMDNMKEMLMSQGMSAANASQMAMGQAYQQMLRQASMLSYKNAFAILACTIFLLTPLPFIMRLPSKMAKPDPEAVGGH
- a CDS encoding MarR family winged helix-turn-helix transcriptional regulator, which encodes MMKRILIHFHSQMDEALRPQGVTIAQLRLLKTIREEPGASGAQLARSCYMTPQSAQSLLTGLQRDGWIVRSKGRGNDRILAARVTPEGEKLLETAEKAAKLIEAKLWRGVTEDSVEALNGVLEQCLANLGSESNGV